Part of the Vanessa atalanta chromosome 1, ilVanAtal1.2, whole genome shotgun sequence genome is shown below.
tgtttattaaattaatttataattagagaaatacaataataatgaacatCGAAAAagatatgattataaaaatatatgcatatagcATAtagcacttggtggtagggctttgtgcaagcttttGGGTCGGTAACCgcttattagatattctaccacccaacagcaatactcagtattgttgtgctccggtttgaagggtgagtgagccagtataactacatatatacatgcacaagggacataaaaattatttcccAAAATTAGTAGCGCtttgtcgatgtaaggaatggttcatatttcttactgtACTACTGTCttggagaaaaaaaaacacgggAATATATAGCGACGTTGAAGTGGGGGACGTGACGACGTGACCAAGACTCACTGGAAAGATGATATGGAGGATGTTTAACGAAGATAACGGGCTTAAATTCGGCCAAGCATCATTTTTCGtactaaattatctttataattaattatgctcTCGACGTTGAAGatctacaagaaaaaaaaaaaccttctaaTAATTGTGAATGAGTATATTACAGATAATCGTACTTTCTAAACCTTATTCCTAACGAGACTTTTGGGGGGCATTTACATATAGTGTCTATGAAATGTGATCTAAAGATATAAACTTGGAGGTATatgtatacttaaataaattcagtATCAGCTGACTACGTTTATGTATTTCGCTACGTAAGTTATTCGTTTAGAATTGGTATTCCAAGTGAAGGTTTTCAAATCATAGAATCCGCTCGGAGTGGTTCCACTTTAGCTCTACGGGTATTTGACGCTGTGAAATTTGAATTTTCCTTGCTATTTATATTCCTGAATTATATAAGATATCTGATTTGTACTAGTCCATatcatgtatttatatttattgatttctttaatataaaatgtgctatttgttttcaatttttattaataaaaaaaaaaattacaacttgTTAAAATTACGAACGAAAATTAAGTTTTGCTAGTCACGTCTTGTCTCCTGACTATATATAACTACTATAAAAGGAGACaacttgaggagaaggtttggcgtTACCATTCGTTTCTAACACGCTCTTCTAATGTGCTTTGTTGGACAACATACAGTAGGATTTCATTGAAGTTACATTacatttcctcacgatgtttttttcactgccgagcacgagacgaattttaaacacaaattaagtccATAGAAATTCAGCGTTTTAACCAATTGACCACCAAGGCAAGtagataaaactttatataaaagatagCTCAGTGAACTAAGGATCTTTTTGGTGTCATAATAAAGTCATTGTTAcgcttaatgaaataaaatcttagattaaaaataattcataaaatgtatttgtcatAATCTATAATTACATGTAGAATATATATAGTGTAGGATTTcaatgaatacaaatatatatttaatataaactcattacttattttaataacgatttaaaCAGATTaatctttaatgtaaatatataaaaccttatatttatataaatatttcaagtacattattatgtataagaCTAAATTCTTACTTTACACTGGATGATGGATGAATAATCACTAATTACATACgtacattatacatattagttataaataaataaataaataaatattggacaacatcacatacattactctgatcccaatgtaagtagctaaagcacttaatGTGATGTGAaattatgtgatgttgtccaatatttatttatttataggaaatcagaagtaacgacggtaccacaagcacccagacccaagacaacatagaaaactaatgaactttttctacatctactcggccgggaatcgaacccgagatctcggagtggcgtacccatgaaaccggtgtacacactactcgatcacggaggtcgtcaaaagtaATAAGAGACGTAAGAGGAAATGagaatgtaaaaaaagtaacatcTGCCCTTTGTTTGACAATGGTATACCTATACTGTCAGCTTTTTCAGACACAATAAGTCATTTCGAAATGGCCTTGAATACAGACCATGCCTCTAAATCTCACGTGTAACTTTAACTCAAAGCGAAACAAAAAACCATGAGAGTTTAAGAAAACGCtgataatagaatattaattattcgttAAAAGAACAAgtaattcacgcttgtcacgttaacagtctaaatttaaagcgggttAAACTGCGAAacgcgatatttaaaaaaaaatatttagcaaaatcagggctaaatatttttaactctgaTGGGCTTATTAAaggacttttgaatcatcatgttacaatgtttgtattaaatttaagccGATTcgaaaaatagattataatggCAAGAACCGGGGAGAtactcagtagatactcttcTCTACAATTAATATCAGAATTTTAtcagttaattacaattaaattattacataaccttttttgtaattaatataatattgtaatattttttggttatGACATgggatttaaatttgttaaatgacataGTTAATCGCTGAATATTGAGGTATgggttttatgtattttggttttattgttttttctaggtaccatccactcatcacataatctaccgccaaacagcagtacccagtattgttgtcttccggtttgaagagtgagtgagccagtgtaactacaggcgcaaggaacataacatcttagttcctggtgacgcattggtgatttaagacatggttaatatttcttacagcgccatagTCTTTAGGCGGTGGTAACCGCTTACTatcatttactaaaaaaaaaactaaacaaaaaaaattaaacgtttaaatgattttttttaaataaaatcataagtaATACATCATTATCTCCTTTCAGGTACGTAGACAACTTTCCAGAATGAGAAGGGCTGAGTCACGCTATCATTTGGGGTACTCGGTGAGTTTAAGGACGAAGTATTTATTTAGGCGACGATCGATACTTTGCAAACTTAAATAAGTTTAGTAAAAAAGGTATACCCATAACTCAGGCACATTATACATTAATGCACACGTCTATCTCTATATAGTTTGTGGAAcataaacattcaaaattacatcatacatactatatatatttatgtaaatcatttataagCATATTACTCCTTTTACACGCAATTGGAATTTATATGATAACCATATAATAAGATTCGTATCATTTAAATTCCTAAAAAAGTTTTCAAGCCATTGTTTCAAGTACCTATcctaaatattaacatataaattatgtttaggCGAAGATTGGTTAATGTTGTATCTTCGTCTTTCGACAGTCAAGGCATTTAGGTTAGAAAGAGagaaaacaatgtttaataacCCGTTTAACAACGTTTTCAATGCCATCACAGATTTTACGCTAATTttagtgaattaaaataaattattgttttaacataatttgttaataattacttGATTTATGTGATACAATAAGAATGGCCCGACCATTCTCGGGTTATTGAAGGAAATATTACGAATGGGATTTTAAGTGTACAACGAAGAAGTTAATCTGGATTtggctttataataatataagagaagattcataataatatatattccatttGACTTACATAATCATAGGttgaactttatttaaactattaacttaaaaaaaaggattttatcatcttatttaaaaatgcaaatttagCGCTAAATAATCTGCCAATGTAACATATAAAAGAGAAGACGatgaagccgcgggcgacaattagtttaaaatatataaattgttaccaTTGATTTGACCATGCAAAGCAAAATACATCATTGTTCACTAAACACTCGCTTAATAAGCGAGTGATATGTGAAACCGTAtaatgctttaaatatttatcgttacgaaatatttcattataagaaaatgtaataaaaaaagacattacGTTTCTATTTAATCTTACGTATAATCCAAAAACTAGACCGCAAGAAAAACAATGTCTAACAAGCAAAGTTGGCAACCTTCCATATTTCTACTTAAGCTGAAACGAAGCGTGCTACTGTTACGATATTTTACGTTACCCGTCTATTAATAAGTGTACAAGTAAACTTTAGTAAGTGTTGTTAAGAAACCCAGCAATGAACGaagttattaacattaaagtcGCCTTTCGCAAAGACTCTGAAATGTATAATGGACGCCTAAGCTTGAACACATAAAATATCTCAGCAGCATACACAAGTTTATTACTAaacttataacatattattttgaattttaatatacgaTAGAATATCTCATTTATGATGtatgaatatgttttatgttggcgcagttataatataattacactgtcGAAAATCCAATGGgtgatgaagatttttttttacattaaatatatttatgatttgtaataacttaatataataatacaaatgaaaattataaatatttactgtacaaatcatgaccgcgttgaACGGTGGAACGAAAGCTAGCAGCATTTTctcattgaatcgcaattccgatcctctgggcaaaacaTGAACCAGCcgtcctgtcaccagtggaggcaattaGGCGATATGCTATactttcgaaaaataaaatataatctaaaaacaatcgaaaataatattattaatatatttttaccgaaaagtttataaatatattaatgtattgacAAATATGAGTCTTAGAGGTAAAAATAACAACTGATTGTATTGATTTATAACTAGACTTGCAACATTAATCAATATTATCTaatgaatttacaaaatttaatttaatttaatttaaaaaccgataagaaaaaaaatattgtctgacATTTAATTTCGTTAACTCAGCTTAGAAACTAAGCGTTATTATCGATTGATAATGATTGCAATGGACAATGAATTAGATTAACACATTTCGTTACAATAATTCTACTACTCTACTAAACTGTATAAACATATCGATATAGTATCTAATGAGCCGTCATCAGAAAAGAatcaacttaatttttttttaaattaaataatgtctgGCATACTGGAAAATGGGCCATCTGTGTACTACAGTTATTAAAGGCCACAGAGATtggcactaagaaatattaatatactatccCATACACCATATTtattcagtaaatatattaaataatggcaaatcaataggctatttgacaatgcgaaaaataaagtttaaattattataaccagtatatataatgaataaaaatgcatttttttaaacgtttttcacgtgacacaaaacgctcccgattggtcgggcttatgatgacgtcacttgcttattaacctcgtttgcctactgtatatagattatatgtgccacagattacaatagagcaagtgacgtcaccgaccccattgcagcgccatattggcgttttcgcgcgctatttgaatatgtaatattttttatatttttcagcaaatatgtactaaaattaaaaaagacaacttttactgggttccttaacctctaccaaataatataaaatgcattttaaaaaccagtcaaatagtcTATTGTTGACGCCCCCGCGACACCTTTACAGTTAAAACTATCAAATAATTTCCTGCCGCGTAAAATTCGTCAAGCTAAAACCATACAGATATGTAAAAGTCGTTTGTGTACTTATTACCTATCAATGAAACTTTATCATAATACATTATTACGTGTACGTATGCATAATATTTCTTTgtgtgtgtattatatatattactagcgacccgccccggcttcgcacggttgcaATGTGGGtgatccctaagagatagacatataccatcgcggacttttttgaagaccgttttaaggtgtacaatactgaagtacattattttgatctatctcgtagggttcagccagcgtttacaatgtaatcgaaaaaaatgtataaatttacatcacattagaaaattttaaaattatcagtgttacttaactatattgtctatgtattatatacaaaaaccttcctctcgaatcactctacctatttaaaaaaaccgcatcaaaatccgttgcgtgcGTTAAAGATTTAaccatacaaagggacatagggacagaaaaagcgactttgttttatactatgtaaagataaagAAGATATGTgtgtatttcttatatataatatcttattcttaagttatttttttatataagttatttataagtgAACACTTTGCCGGATTTTTATCCTACCTTAATTCTGAATAGAGGTTTCCTGAGAGCGATCACTCTAAGTGATAAGGTCGCCTTtgcatactttataatttacctgctcttctttttatatttattataaatcttgtgcaataaagatttaataagtaaataaaaatacgtgttatataataaataaaagcatgtGCTTACTGTTGATATATCTTTGTAGCGTTTTTAATAAGACTGAATAATTACGCTTGCATTTACTTAATTCTTTTTCATAGCAATATTCGGCTTTTTTTCCAGATTTcttgaaaatattaagaattagaAAAAAGGTTGTTTTTACAAAGGCCCGCTATGAAAATATTCCATTGCTCAAAAACTACACGATAAGATACCATTtttctttaagatttttttaagttcaaGTTTTAAAAAGTTCCATCGTGTAGTTGATAACTTAGAGAAATGAGCTTTTCAAGAGCTATCCAATGACACTCAGATAAATATGTGCACTGAATGTAAGCATGTTAAGCAATATATCTCttgaaaacttaatataaaaatatcatcaagCAACATTTTTGTCAACCAAGAGAACTCCTATCGACAATAGCTTAATGTACTGCAAaatcataatacaaaattttatcatttgtaatttcagtagttcgggatggcaaaataaaattatgttgtacaatgatgtttcaatctccctctatatttttacaatgcccccaatcatccaattgttttccttatgacagctcaatcacttttaaaataagaaatagtgttacatgccagttttaaatgttataaaataatatcaactaaagttgtacaaattattgatcaattaattacaataataattgtaataatatgtaataataataatgtgacattattaatgatattattaattatgttacctatgacgtagcaccgtattggaggctagggctagtctcgtaacacatTCTTTAATTCGCCACTGTGACACGGTATACACAaatccatatatataaaaaaaatgtttatttttacttttgtactgtcaatgaaataaaactcaACCACGTGAATACTATTGAACGTATTAGTACGAGATTATGACCGATCAACGCGAAATCGTCCCTAAAtggttaaatgtatattatttttttgagttaCATTCATTCTTTccaatctatatatttaatacccaGTGGAGCGGTCGGGAAACAGCAAGTatgttataaatacttttaaaaataaaactcatataatataatttcttatcatttttaccatttatttcaatttctttaaTATCAATGGTTATTAACAAGATTATGTATTAGCCTGAATCCACGGAGTGAACCGACTAACGCGCGTATTTACACCTGGGTAACGGGCTAACCCACACTGGTGACCCCACGAGCTAACACCGACGATTACTGAATTATGTAGGAGAGGACCTCCAGCGTCGTCCTGGCATTGGTCGCGGCCGCCAACGTCGAGCCACCCAGAGCAGAGCATGTTATCTGTGATAGGATACCCCAGAGCAGCGTAGCGATTTTTGCACTCCTGTTGGTTTACAGTCCAGATCTGCACGTGGCGAAGCTGCTCAGACTTGGCACCTCcaaactgtaaaatattatcaaaaaaacatttatttcaattataagaaAGTAAGTGGCAACACCGGACAAAATAAGGGTATGATGTAACGTAAGGTAACTGTGTACGTCTTGCATACAACTTAGTAACCGGTagacaaattcaaatataacattatgaGACGAGTTAGAAAGCACTCGGAACATTAGTGAGTTCAGTATTGGATTCTTAATATATCAGTTTCAAAATTATCACCACTGTATTGACTTTATTGACAAACAATTGATAaagttcaaaatttaataaatatatttaatcgtcAACACTTGAAACCATTTATTCTGTTTCATGTAGTAGATTTAAGTTGAAACATCTCGTCACGTATatcaattactttattaattgataGATCACCTTGATATTGAATATGGTTACAAACATTGGCCATGTTGGTCGTAACTATGGGCCATGTCGGTGCACTAATTCGTGCACCCGTCCAACgaataatacaaaacattgtTAATTGGAGTGGCACTGTTTCTTACGCACAGGCCTGCATTAAACACTTATGTAACTAATTTCATTTTGgcctgtttattaatattttgtgctTGTTTTTTGGgtattgaatttgattttaatgtaatCCGATACATTTACAAGCTGGTATGgctcacacacacactcacatcATATATTACCTCATCTAATATTATACCTTtaaacagcattacttagtactgttatgtttcagtttgaaaGATGAACGAGCCAGCCACTGGCTATTTTGCTCTGGCAACGTCATTACGTCATTACGTACGTCATTACGTTACGGCTTCTAAGGCTTATGACATATtgtggctaatatttcttagaacAACAATTTcaatggacggtggtgaccacataccatatAGTAGCCCATTTGGCTGTCCGCCTAACTATACCATGAAAATCATGCATTtcctttgtataattattttcctaTTAACACGAATTGAGCATATAAAAACTCACTGtttaaaattcacttttaacagatttttataaaatggcaTGATTTAATATGCTCACCGAAGTTGCTCCCCATCCAATAGCCCACACAGCTTGATTATCGAGAATCTGATAGGTAGTGCCAGCGATAGATCCGACGCGTACGGTGTTGACGATGTCTATAGGCGTAGTAGTTCGAATAATGGCTAAATCACTGTCGAACGTGCGTGCATTAAAATTAGGATGGCGGACAATCTGATCGGTGAAGTAAATAGTACCGCCGCTGTTGGCCCACGTGGACCCAGCCCTGATTCGCCAATTATTTGCTGTATCACCActgaaaaatcaaaaaaaaatatataagctaaTTTTTTTTGACTACACCAAACAGCTTTTATTAGAGGTCGTTCGAGTTTAGAAGCGGTAAGTCATTAAGTTTCAACTCATCTACGTGACACACGAAAAGAAACGCTGTAAAATTacgtttcattattaatattatatagttattgtattgtatgtatataagtgaacctattatatatatttttcctattttttttattaataatatcatacgaACAATATTCTAAAGTTACATTATACAACAACaacacaacaattacattagGTTATACCTTAgtttagattattttatgatataatatgtaactgGGGGAAATTAGCCAATGTGCCActagccttgggaactaagatgttatgtgtcttgtgcctgtagttgtacacgctcactcacctttcaagaAACAcagaaatactaagtattgctgtttgtcgcaAGAATATCTGATTCTTATCTGGCTGGTGACCTATCAACCCTAGCTTTTAATTTTGTCACTTAACAAACTAAACAAAAGTCACATTATTACCGAATtcaaaatcataaacaaaagcGTTGAATTAGTGCcgattgagccgagatggcccagtggtaagaacgcgtgcatcttaacagatgattgcgggttcaaacccaggcaagtaccactgaattttcatgtgcttaatttgtgtttataattcatctcgtgctcgacagtgaaggaaaacttcgtgatgaaacctgcatgagtctaatttcaatgaaattctgcatgtgccttagcctagcagtaggaaatttacaggctgttaatgatgtATGTAATGTAGTGCCGATTGATTTCTcagagttaaaattatttaataattaatatctcagTTCAGTAATCAGAATCTCAATTCTGAATCCTTCATAAGCAACGTGTGAAGTTTCTCATTGATATATCGACTCTATGGTTTTAGTGCAGACAAGCAATTCAATACAAATTCTTAATCGAGTATGCtccaaaactattaaatataattaataaataaatgattaatataaacttacacGAAACACTGAGCGGCAGACAAGATGTGTCTGCTAGTAAGAACGCTACCGGCACATGTCTGCCTATAAGTCACCATGTCTTGCGAACGGAGGAGTGAAGTAATGTAAGGATACGACTCGACATTTGTGAGTGTCCCACCCATTATCCTCATTGATGCCTGGGCtgtaacataacattatatacttTAAGTATTATGTAGGATTAAAAAAATGCTATCAATATTCTAATAATCTATTCGTCCtcaaaatttagaaataaaatgtgaatttcATAAAGGTGATACAGAGAAAACACATACACAAACATTCTTAAAAATTACAGATACGAGACACAGAATGATTTGTCATCTCATATGCGTCGatgatataatcaaaattacagAAAACACAAAAGAATGTTCgcatcaaaataaattgataaaacctAAAAGATCGGTAACGAGATTCGATATCGTTGAAATAAAATGAGATTCCTGCTTGCATCGATATACATCGACTTGTCATGCGggtaagaaatataatagaTGCTAGTTGTCTAGTCACCGGCTGCATAATCGGTCaatattcgtaatattataGTGACATTGTAAGACGAGTATAGCCCTCATTCTAACAGGAACCTTAATGTTAAAGTCGACGGCAATTAAACAGTACTGAAGACTTAATTCTCGTTCAATTTGGTTTGATACCCATAACGATTTCTGCCTTGACAATATATGGTATTACTAACATTAATTTTACGTTCAATGGATACTTGAATTCGATGCTGTGCGAAGTGTACGTTATTGCTTTAGCTACCAAAAACCCTTGATACGTGCGGTAAACTTGTACTGTATCTATTTTGTACGTATTATACTCTGATTACTGATtggtaattaaattacatatgaaTGCAGGCaattgttatgattttatttagacgttttaaaatttgtaaattgtgACCCTTTGGAAATAATCTAAAAAGGATTTCTTATATGAATACTaaagaaacatatatttatatttcaaatttagctTTTAAAAGCGGTCATCTAAGAATCTTCTGGCAAACTCGTCCcttcaaataaacattttttgcgATAAATATAAGATGAGTTCCCCATATTTCCCGCTTGAGATTGCACAAGTCTGTAATCTCAATAAACACAAAAGATTTTAGCGCTACGTTATAAAGATGCTATTTGAAACATTATCATCcgaatataaagtataattattttcctatctttgaattaaaataaatcaaagaaaagtAAAGTAGAATTATGACCAAAATACAACCCACAGGGTAAGAACTTTTACAGCCGTACCGTTTTAGAAGAATTTCCATCATCGACCTCAAAGGAAGAATTGTATCAATAATACGCTTTAATTGCCAACGCATTGCCACCATCTTGATACAAAGttcttaataatgtattaaattaattgtgtgGCAGTTAAGcaaacaaacattttgtttGTCAGTTTTCTAATCATTCATATTCAACTTCATAATGTAATCCTGTCATCCtgtgcgcgcgcatcataataattcactgtattttttttaaacgtgcgAACAACTGCATTTCATTGATGATAGGATTATTAAGCGTACAAACTGAATTgtgaacataataataaaattacttttgtgTACTACACTGCACTGATTCGTTTGCACATAATTTCTTATTTGACAGCACTAATAACTACCCCTTTAATATCCACGCGTGGCAAcgacatataaaattttgtctATATTCAGCAATATTTTCTTAAGTTTAGAGATTGTATACAAAAGAAtaagaacaataaataatttaaataaaataaaaaagtttatatatgtcaaaaaaaaaaactcacagcTGACAGTGGCCAGCCCCATGGCCAGAAACGTAAACATGAAAACACCTCTCATTTTCACTGTACAAGCCAACTGCGCTTGTGTCACATCTGTCTCACAATTTATATAGAGAGGTTAATTGATTAAAACCTTACTAATAGATAAGTGATACTATCTgtcatttcaatttaatcttgtttcatttataaatattgatcatcttcatataataatacaaaaaaaatattatatccgaCTGTTTACCTATATTATTTTCCCGAGGaagaaaaatgaatatatatatactttttaatttaatatcataatgtCATACGTTTTTAACGTGTCctcattaaaatttaagattacTGCTTAGACAGTggttaaaattatagaaatagttCTTATTGATATGGATTCG
Proteins encoded:
- the LOC125067694 gene encoding trypsin CFT-1-like, producing the protein MRGVFMFTFLAMGLATVSSQASMRIMGGTLTNVESYPYITSLLRSQDMVTYRQTCAGSVLTSRHILSAAQCFVGDTANNWRIRAGSTWANSGGTIYFTDQIVRHPNFNARTFDSDLAIIRTTTPIDIVNTVRVGSIAGTTYQILDNQAVWAIGWGATSFGGAKSEQLRHVQIWTVNQQECKNRYAALGYPITDNMLCSGWLDVGGRDQCQDDAGGPLLHNSVIVGVSSWGHQCGLARYPGVNTRVSRFTPWIQANT